The following proteins come from a genomic window of Vallitaleaceae bacterium 9-2:
- a CDS encoding family 20 glycosylhydrolase, which translates to MDLKVLVQPKAVEQKEGTFLLDYKSQIILEGEHVNLDTGKWLQENIEKTLGIRLMLNRSLNNIHGRHIYLKIEHGACESYQLTIDKECICICAADPAGLFYGVNTLCELMATYQVALPCLFIEDAPFFPVRGFYHDVTRGKVPTLETLKKLVDIAAFYKLNQLQLYVEHSFAFSSQSEVWMEADPLNAEEILLLDEYCQKRHIELVPSLSTFGHLYEALSSRSFHHLCELEGSLKDERSFIDRQRHHTLDVDNPESLEFVKDMLAQFIPLFSSNKFNICADETFDLGEGKNKKKAQTLGKGRLYVDFLNKIIEIVKSYDKQVLFWGDIIINYPELMHEVSNDAICLDWDYSKCPAEEKRAIIAQSGRTEYLCPSVVGWNTFMNDMDTAYSNITTMIDYGKKYHVEGILNTDWGDYGHINLFANLLPGMLYGAAMSWNPDCRDTLTDFNAKVSEHYYGDSTGQLVVLLQQLYGLQAITFREVIWWIERNDFEQIKSYSEKEVHQKYHKSIEIEGQLMGYLKKVSADKRVDIEEFIVSTKGVELFNALYLIVKKYELNEPIEQLIFEPKVLAEAIEYWFQDYSRLWRMRNKESELFRIKDTMVSICKKLREF; encoded by the coding sequence ATGGACTTGAAGGTATTGGTTCAACCTAAGGCGGTTGAACAAAAAGAAGGAACATTTTTACTAGATTATAAGAGTCAGATTATATTAGAAGGAGAACATGTTAACTTAGACACAGGCAAATGGTTACAAGAAAACATTGAAAAAACATTAGGTATCCGTTTAATGCTTAATCGTTCTTTGAACAATATACATGGTCGACATATCTATTTAAAGATTGAACATGGAGCATGTGAATCCTATCAACTAACCATTGATAAAGAATGCATTTGTATATGCGCAGCAGATCCGGCCGGATTGTTTTATGGCGTCAATACGTTATGTGAACTGATGGCTACGTATCAAGTGGCGCTTCCGTGTCTCTTCATTGAAGATGCACCGTTTTTTCCGGTTCGAGGTTTTTACCATGATGTAACCCGGGGAAAAGTCCCTACATTAGAGACATTAAAGAAACTTGTAGATATCGCGGCATTTTATAAATTAAATCAGTTGCAGCTTTATGTAGAGCATTCATTTGCTTTTTCTTCGCAAAGTGAAGTGTGGATGGAGGCGGACCCGTTAAACGCCGAAGAGATTCTACTTCTAGATGAATATTGTCAAAAGCGTCATATTGAACTAGTTCCATCGTTATCAACCTTTGGACACTTATATGAAGCGCTTTCATCGCGGTCATTTCACCATTTATGTGAGTTAGAGGGATCATTAAAAGATGAACGTTCCTTTATTGATCGACAAAGGCATCATACCCTTGATGTTGATAATCCTGAGAGTTTAGAATTTGTCAAGGATATGCTAGCCCAGTTTATTCCACTTTTTTCATCAAACAAATTTAATATATGTGCTGATGAGACCTTTGACCTTGGAGAAGGTAAGAACAAAAAGAAGGCGCAGACGTTGGGAAAAGGGCGATTATATGTTGACTTTTTGAATAAAATTATTGAAATAGTCAAATCCTATGATAAGCAAGTTTTATTTTGGGGAGATATCATCATTAACTATCCTGAGTTAATGCATGAGGTGTCTAATGATGCGATATGCTTAGACTGGGATTACAGCAAATGCCCTGCTGAAGAAAAAAGAGCCATCATAGCGCAAAGTGGAAGAACAGAATATTTGTGTCCATCAGTTGTTGGATGGAATACCTTTATGAATGATATGGATACAGCATATTCGAATATAACCACAATGATCGACTATGGGAAAAAATATCATGTTGAAGGCATCTTAAATACAGATTGGGGTGATTATGGACACATTAATCTCTTTGCCAACCTATTACCAGGCATGCTTTATGGTGCGGCTATGTCTTGGAATCCTGATTGTCGTGATACATTAACCGACTTCAATGCGAAGGTGAGTGAGCATTATTATGGCGATAGTACGGGACAACTAGTTGTCCTACTTCAGCAACTATATGGGCTACAGGCAATCACTTTTAGAGAAGTGATATGGTGGATTGAACGCAATGATTTTGAACAGATAAAATCTTATAGCGAAAAAGAGGTGCATCAAAAGTATCATAAGAGTATTGAAATTGAAGGGCAATTAATGGGGTATTTGAAGAAAGTGTCTGCTGACAAACGGGTAGATATTGAAGAATTTATTGTATCAACCAAAGGCGTGGAGCTTTTTAATGCACTCTATTTGATTGTAAAAAAATATGAGTTAAATGAACCTATTGAGCAACTTATTTTTGAACCAAAAGTATTGGCCGAAGCGATTGAATACTGGTTCCAAGACTACAGCAGACTTTGGAGAATGCGTAATAAAGAAAGTGAGCTTTTCCGTATTAAAGATACAATGGTCTCCATTTGTAAAAAACTGCGTGAGTTTTAG
- a CDS encoding BadF/BadG/BcrA/BcrD ATPase family protein yields the protein MSNYVLGVDGGGTKTHCALFDGSGKKIDLLEFGTTNHERLSGGFQELEKVLDTMLQTLLGKHHIAIEEIEASVFGLAGIDTSKQRIEAETLIQKLGLKKFIVCNDAFLGIKVGSVHGHGICSVNGTGCTVCGVDAKAKQLQIGGQGQFTGEKGGGSYLGAQAVQAVYNALFRNGPSTSLTKTLFERFQVKDKETFVDQVRRAVDAKEVTLSGLAPLMFDAANAGDHVATEILKDMGQDIAVSINGMIDALNYPMNEKLYITLAGSVHVRGSNPAALNALKDTVLRHKENAMRSIEFVLLDKPPVAGAVIWAFEQARHDNAMYEKVLSAL from the coding sequence ATGTCAAACTACGTATTAGGTGTCGATGGTGGAGGCACAAAAACACACTGTGCATTATTTGATGGGTCAGGCAAAAAAATAGATTTACTGGAATTTGGAACGACTAACCATGAACGGTTATCCGGAGGGTTTCAGGAGTTGGAAAAAGTCCTAGATACAATGTTACAGACGCTCTTAGGAAAGCATCATATTGCTATAGAAGAAATTGAAGCCAGTGTCTTTGGTCTAGCAGGAATTGATACATCAAAACAGCGCATAGAAGCAGAAACACTGATTCAAAAGCTTGGGCTTAAAAAATTTATCGTATGCAATGATGCATTTTTAGGCATCAAAGTAGGAAGTGTCCATGGACATGGAATTTGTTCTGTGAATGGTACAGGATGCACTGTGTGTGGTGTAGATGCCAAAGCTAAACAGCTTCAAATTGGAGGACAAGGTCAATTTACAGGCGAAAAAGGTGGCGGGAGCTATCTTGGGGCACAGGCAGTTCAAGCGGTATACAATGCTTTGTTTAGAAATGGCCCCTCAACATCGTTAACGAAGACTTTATTTGAACGCTTCCAAGTTAAGGATAAAGAGACATTTGTTGATCAGGTAAGACGAGCGGTTGATGCCAAAGAAGTGACCCTATCTGGATTAGCGCCACTTATGTTTGACGCGGCAAATGCAGGTGATCATGTAGCGACTGAGATTTTAAAGGATATGGGACAAGATATCGCCGTATCAATTAATGGCATGATCGATGCACTTAATTATCCTATGAATGAAAAGCTATATATCACGCTTGCAGGTTCGGTACATGTACGCGGCAGTAATCCGGCGGCATTAAACGCATTAAAAGATACAGTTCTTAGGCATAAAGAAAATGCTATGCGTAGTATTGAATTTGTATTATTAGATAAGCCGCCGGTTGCAGGGGCTGTTATATGGGCATTTGAACAAGCAAGACATGATAATGCAATGTATGAAAAAGTGCTGTCAGCATTGTGA
- a CDS encoding 6-phospho-beta-glucosidase — protein sequence MKVTIIGSGSTYTPELINGFIKRKDQLPVDAFYLMDIDVKKNAIVSGLVKRMLLEAGVTAKLVITNDLDEAIEGAAYVLTQVRIGNLDARILDESIPLKYGLLGQETTGVGGLMKAMRTIPFIMKVCQKMKTLAPDAWLINFTNPSGLVTEAIVNHMDVKMVGLCNGPINMVRQIKQVVPKEVQVFDYNFVGLNHLCWIVNVYADQKDILPKLMEGGLDIPGMSNVPQASYSEDLLKATKGIPISYLNYYYYRDQQVEKCQKAEKSRGEICQGIEEDLLKLYQDETLNTCPEILNQRGGSLYSEAAVSVIDAIENDLNEIHVVDTKNQGAYAFMDTDDVVEVKCRINKDGATPIELKNFDNPYIVGLMQSVKAYEKLAAKAAIHGDYHEALAALMVHPLIGDYHKAKQALDEMLIANKAYLPQFFKKESI from the coding sequence ATGAAAGTAACGATAATCGGTTCGGGGAGTACATATACTCCGGAATTAATTAATGGATTTATTAAGCGCAAAGATCAGCTACCTGTCGATGCGTTTTATTTGATGGATATCGATGTTAAGAAGAATGCCATTGTCTCAGGACTTGTTAAGCGCATGTTGCTAGAAGCAGGAGTGACGGCAAAACTTGTCATAACGAATGATTTGGATGAGGCAATTGAAGGTGCGGCATATGTTTTAACACAAGTGCGCATCGGAAATCTTGATGCGAGGATTTTAGATGAAAGTATCCCGCTAAAATACGGATTGCTTGGACAAGAGACAACAGGTGTAGGCGGGTTGATGAAAGCTATGCGTACGATTCCTTTTATTATGAAGGTGTGTCAAAAGATGAAAACGTTGGCACCGGATGCATGGTTGATTAATTTTACCAATCCATCAGGACTGGTTACAGAAGCAATAGTCAATCATATGGATGTGAAGATGGTCGGTTTATGTAATGGTCCGATTAACATGGTACGCCAAATTAAGCAAGTAGTGCCCAAAGAGGTTCAAGTCTTTGACTATAACTTTGTAGGGCTAAATCATCTGTGCTGGATTGTTAATGTGTATGCAGACCAAAAAGATATACTTCCAAAGCTCATGGAAGGTGGTCTGGATATTCCGGGAATGTCTAATGTACCTCAGGCAAGTTATAGTGAAGACCTGCTAAAAGCGACAAAAGGCATCCCCATATCCTATCTAAACTACTATTATTACCGAGACCAGCAAGTTGAAAAGTGTCAAAAGGCTGAAAAGTCACGAGGAGAAATATGTCAAGGAATTGAAGAAGACTTACTTAAGCTTTATCAAGACGAGACGTTAAATACTTGCCCTGAGATTTTGAATCAACGTGGAGGATCGCTATATTCAGAAGCGGCTGTATCGGTTATTGATGCCATTGAAAATGATTTGAACGAGATTCATGTGGTGGATACAAAAAACCAAGGGGCCTATGCCTTTATGGATACAGATGATGTGGTTGAAGTGAAGTGTCGAATCAATAAAGATGGGGCGACCCCTATTGAACTAAAAAACTTTGACAACCCATATATTGTCGGATTAATGCAATCAGTGAAGGCTTATGAAAAACTGGCAGCTAAAGCAGCAATTCATGGAGATTATCATGAAGCGCTTGCAGCATTGATGGTACATCCGTTAATTGGGGATTATCATAAGGCAAAACAAGCCTTAGATGAGATGCTTATAGCCAACAAAGCCTACTTACCACAGTTTTTTAAAAAGGAGTCTATCTAA
- a CDS encoding D-aminoacylase codes for MLDILIKNGRIVDGSGEASWTGDIGVQNGRIVALDSTIMTEAKKVIDATGKIVSPGFIDIHSHSDLMVLDESFGEIKLRQGVTTELYGNCGFSAAPTSAQTLALLQDYSEPIMGKLDQEWAWKSYGEYVHLLKTKKHRYNIGGLVGNGALRIAAKGFEPGPLSDKEMETVKMLLDEALTSGALGLSFGLMYVPENYYSKQQLVEICQVVKAHNGLVTTHIRGEGNSLTASIREVIDIAKESGVSLHISHLKAAGKNNWNDKIYAAIQMIDEARAQGLDVTCDVYPYTAGSTTLTTLMPPWSLEGGITHTLERIKDSTMRQKIVHEMQNEATTWDNLVYTTGWENVLISSVDSQENAGYVGKNVAQIALEQDKDPTQCALDILLEENGNVSIVFFHMSEADVIHTMQLEYSFIISDSLFSAHGMPHPRSYGTFPRVFAKYVRESQALTLEQAVKKVTALPAARMHFNDRGQLKEGYVADITIFDLETIIDCATYIEPKQFPKGIDYVLVGGEIALEHGQVYDVKKGQVIVGNV; via the coding sequence ATGCTGGATATACTTATAAAAAATGGACGAATTGTGGATGGATCAGGAGAAGCATCATGGACTGGGGATATCGGAGTACAAAACGGTCGGATTGTTGCCCTTGATTCAACTATTATGACCGAGGCCAAAAAAGTGATTGATGCCACAGGAAAAATTGTATCCCCCGGTTTTATCGATATTCATAGCCATTCAGATTTAATGGTTCTTGATGAATCCTTTGGTGAGATTAAACTGCGTCAAGGGGTAACGACAGAGCTTTATGGTAACTGCGGATTTTCAGCAGCGCCCACCAGTGCTCAGACCCTTGCACTTTTGCAAGATTATAGCGAACCCATTATGGGGAAACTTGATCAAGAATGGGCATGGAAAAGCTATGGCGAATATGTACATCTGTTAAAAACAAAAAAACATAGGTATAACATAGGTGGATTGGTAGGTAATGGAGCCCTTCGTATTGCAGCAAAAGGGTTTGAGCCGGGACCACTCTCTGATAAAGAAATGGAAACGGTTAAGATGTTATTGGATGAAGCGTTGACTTCGGGGGCATTGGGACTATCCTTTGGATTGATGTATGTGCCTGAAAACTATTATTCAAAACAGCAACTCGTTGAAATATGCCAAGTGGTCAAAGCCCACAATGGACTGGTAACCACTCACATTCGAGGCGAAGGAAATAGTTTGACCGCATCAATTCGCGAAGTGATAGATATTGCAAAGGAAAGCGGTGTATCTTTGCATATCAGCCATCTAAAAGCAGCGGGAAAAAACAACTGGAATGATAAAATCTATGCAGCAATACAAATGATAGATGAGGCAAGAGCCCAAGGGCTTGATGTCACGTGTGATGTATATCCATACACAGCAGGTTCAACAACGCTGACGACGCTTATGCCGCCTTGGTCACTAGAAGGTGGCATTACCCATACGCTAGAGCGGATAAAAGATTCGACTATGCGACAAAAAATTGTTCATGAGATGCAAAATGAAGCGACAACTTGGGACAATCTGGTGTATACGACCGGATGGGAAAACGTTCTTATTTCCTCAGTGGATTCACAAGAAAATGCAGGGTATGTTGGGAAGAATGTTGCCCAAATTGCGCTGGAACAAGACAAGGACCCAACCCAATGTGCATTGGATATTTTATTGGAAGAAAACGGGAATGTGTCGATTGTCTTTTTTCATATGAGTGAGGCCGATGTCATTCACACTATGCAATTGGAGTATTCCTTTATCATATCAGACTCTTTATTTTCGGCACATGGCATGCCGCATCCGCGTTCATATGGAACTTTTCCGCGGGTCTTTGCAAAATATGTTCGTGAAAGTCAGGCATTGACGCTAGAACAGGCTGTAAAAAAGGTCACAGCACTTCCGGCGGCTAGAATGCACTTTAATGACCGTGGACAATTAAAAGAAGGCTATGTCGCAGATATTACCATATTTGATTTAGAGACCATTATTGATTGTGCGACCTATATTGAACCCAAACAATTTCCAAAGGGTATCGATTATGTCCTTGTCGGTGGTGAGATTGCACTTGAACATGGACAAGTATATGATGTGAAAAAAGGGCAAGTCATCGTGGGCAATGTATAG
- a CDS encoding alanine racemase, whose protein sequence is MNPETPYIAIQYSTVKQNIIHMATMAKNNGCNLRPHIKTHKIPEIAKMQIDAGAIGITVAKIGEAKVMAAHGIEDIFIAYPIIGEDKIQHLIALNQKIRLIVGVDSLSGAKALSKAFEKVNQAIEVRLEIDTGMGRTGVPYDEAFDFARKINCYPGLKLTGIFTFKGLVYQGKATLDWEKAGLEEGKMMVELADQLRNSGINIEDVSVGSTPTAASAARVDGVTEVRPGTYVFNDTMLVNMGICQWDACAASVVTTVVSAHQPDKVIVDGGNKTFSTDAPLNVFPHYLQGYGKIIGRDDVFLEKLSEEHGTIRLEKEDGSLKVGDQLAIIPNHICTTINLHDKVYFIEDSGQMRAVKVEGRGKVY, encoded by the coding sequence ATGAATCCAGAGACACCGTATATTGCAATTCAATATTCAACGGTAAAACAAAACATTATCCATATGGCCACGATGGCAAAAAATAATGGGTGCAATCTGCGACCGCATATAAAAACACATAAAATACCAGAAATCGCTAAAATGCAAATTGATGCAGGCGCTATCGGTATTACCGTGGCTAAAATTGGCGAAGCAAAAGTGATGGCGGCACATGGGATTGAAGACATTTTTATTGCATATCCCATTATTGGCGAAGATAAGATTCAGCATTTAATAGCGCTAAATCAAAAGATACGTCTTATTGTAGGTGTGGATAGCTTAAGTGGTGCAAAAGCGCTTTCGAAGGCTTTTGAAAAAGTGAATCAAGCCATTGAAGTGCGTCTTGAAATCGACACGGGTATGGGAAGAACAGGTGTCCCATATGATGAAGCTTTTGATTTTGCTAGAAAGATTAACTGTTATCCGGGACTCAAACTTACGGGTATATTTACTTTTAAAGGGCTTGTCTATCAAGGAAAAGCAACGTTGGATTGGGAAAAGGCTGGGCTTGAAGAAGGAAAGATGATGGTAGAGCTTGCTGACCAACTGCGTAATAGTGGCATTAATATTGAGGATGTGAGCGTTGGTTCAACGCCTACAGCGGCCTCAGCAGCGCGTGTGGATGGCGTAACAGAAGTGCGTCCGGGAACCTATGTGTTTAATGACACGATGCTCGTTAATATGGGGATATGCCAATGGGATGCGTGTGCGGCAAGTGTTGTTACAACCGTTGTCAGTGCCCATCAACCCGACAAAGTCATCGTTGATGGCGGCAATAAGACGTTTTCAACAGATGCTCCACTTAATGTTTTTCCGCATTATCTTCAAGGTTATGGCAAGATTATAGGAAGAGATGATGTGTTTTTAGAAAAATTATCGGAAGAACACGGGACCATTCGCTTGGAAAAAGAAGATGGTTCCTTAAAGGTCGGCGATCAGTTGGCAATTATCCCCAACCATATTTGCACAACTATTAACTTGCACGATAAGGTATACTTTATAGAAGATTCAGGTCAAATGCGTGCGGTTAAGGTTGAAGGAAGAGGTAAGGTGTACTAA
- a CDS encoding RidA family protein: MNVYDNLKKLNLELPPVPPLGGIYTPVKQVGNLLYTSGQGATRDGVPYISGKAGADVTMEEAQEAAVGATLNMLSALHEYTGDLNRIKNVVKILGFVASAPGFSDQPKVMNAASQLLGDVFGEAGQHARSAIGTNELPGNLTVEIEAIFEVDDK, translated from the coding sequence ATGAATGTATATGATAATCTAAAAAAATTAAACCTAGAATTGCCACCGGTACCACCCCTTGGAGGTATCTATACTCCAGTTAAGCAAGTAGGGAACTTGCTCTATACATCAGGACAAGGTGCGACACGCGATGGTGTACCTTATATCTCTGGAAAAGCAGGGGCAGATGTGACAATGGAAGAAGCTCAAGAAGCAGCCGTAGGAGCAACTTTAAATATGTTGAGTGCTTTACACGAATACACAGGAGATCTAAACCGTATAAAAAATGTGGTTAAAATATTAGGTTTTGTAGCCAGTGCACCTGGATTTTCAGACCAACCCAAAGTTATGAATGCAGCATCACAATTATTGGGAGACGTATTTGGTGAAGCAGGTCAACATGCACGTTCAGCAATTGGGACAAATGAATTGCCGGGGAATTTAACCGTTGAAATCGAAGCTATTTTTGAAGTAGACGATAAGTAA
- a CDS encoding glycoside hydrolase family 2 protein produces MKLIRLDGQWKMKRTDESVWYDATVPGSVYLDLINNNRMEDPFYRDNEEQARKLAYHDYEYVTDFNVTQDILSEENISLECEGLDTLAQIYVNEQQVMSTQNMHCSYTVDIKSYIHQGQNTLRIVFLSPLNYTEKKHEQLKVSRTPHGSSKGLSYIRKAHYMFGWDWAPKLPDMGIWRSIWVQAYSTNRLEDVRIDQHHHEEGVDVGIWIKKAQEGVATHVEVEICYANAVVASDSHISVNQEEKLSLSIQSPKLWWPVGYGEQPLYTVNVRLKDGQKSLDEKSFRIGLRTLDICQEPDAYGKSFAFNINGISIFAMGANYIPEDSLLGRGSKKKTEKLLRACVEANHNCIRVWGGGIYPQDYFYDLCDELGIIVWQDLMFACLVYNMDEEFEASIRKEITQNVQRIRHHASLGLWCGNNEIAWGWSEKDWFDDVSPKLKIDYVKQFEILIPELLSQHDPETFFWGSSPSSGLEREIANSQSVGDMHYWDVWHFTKPFTEYRKTYPRFMSEFGLQSFPAMPTVETFTEAKDRNIFSYVMECHQKNDGCNEKILHYVAENYQYPKDLDSLLYASQIIQAEGIKYGVEHWRRHRGRCMGAIYWQLNDCWPVASWSSIDYYGRWKALHYFSKNFYAPILLSANEEDTRVSLHLTNDTLNPYKGTVTYALMTSDNEVLTSECLDIEVACLTATQICDMDFEPFLDTIQKQQNTYLVYTLEAEGKIEKQGVILFVKHKHFNLKQPNIQIDVVEQEQQIVLKFRTDTLAKYVEIGFNDTQAVFSDNYFDLVPGKEKQVIISSAKEMTIETIKQQLKFRSLYDTY; encoded by the coding sequence ATGAAATTGATACGATTAGATGGTCAATGGAAAATGAAAAGGACAGACGAAAGTGTATGGTATGATGCAACGGTTCCGGGATCGGTTTATCTGGATCTTATCAATAATAATAGGATGGAAGACCCGTTCTATCGGGATAATGAAGAACAGGCAAGAAAGCTTGCATACCATGACTATGAATACGTAACGGACTTCAATGTGACGCAGGATATCTTGAGCGAAGAAAATATTTCCTTGGAATGTGAAGGGCTAGATACACTCGCACAGATATATGTCAATGAACAACAAGTCATGTCGACCCAAAATATGCATTGTAGCTATACAGTGGACATAAAAAGCTATATTCATCAAGGGCAAAACACATTACGTATTGTATTTTTATCACCACTAAACTATACAGAGAAAAAGCATGAACAGTTAAAAGTATCAAGGACTCCCCATGGTTCTTCAAAGGGACTATCCTATATTCGTAAAGCCCATTATATGTTTGGTTGGGATTGGGCGCCAAAGCTACCTGATATGGGGATATGGCGAAGCATATGGGTTCAAGCCTATAGTACGAATCGCTTGGAGGATGTCCGCATTGATCAGCACCATCATGAAGAGGGCGTTGATGTAGGCATATGGATAAAAAAAGCACAAGAGGGTGTTGCGACTCATGTAGAGGTTGAGATATGTTATGCAAACGCGGTTGTGGCATCTGATAGTCATATATCAGTCAATCAAGAGGAAAAGCTTAGCTTGTCTATCCAATCACCCAAATTATGGTGGCCGGTAGGATATGGAGAACAACCCCTATATACGGTCAACGTTAGATTAAAAGATGGGCAAAAAAGTTTAGATGAAAAAAGCTTTAGAATTGGGCTTCGTACACTAGATATATGCCAAGAGCCAGACGCTTATGGCAAATCGTTTGCATTTAATATTAATGGTATCTCCATATTTGCCATGGGAGCTAATTATATTCCGGAAGATAGTTTGCTGGGGCGAGGCTCTAAGAAAAAGACGGAAAAACTTCTTCGAGCATGTGTAGAGGCCAACCACAATTGCATACGCGTATGGGGTGGTGGAATCTATCCGCAAGACTACTTTTATGATTTGTGTGATGAATTGGGAATCATTGTATGGCAAGATTTAATGTTTGCTTGCTTAGTTTATAACATGGATGAAGAATTTGAAGCCAGTATTCGTAAAGAAATCACACAAAATGTCCAACGGATTCGACATCATGCGTCCTTAGGACTATGGTGTGGTAATAATGAGATTGCCTGGGGCTGGTCTGAAAAAGATTGGTTTGATGATGTATCGCCAAAGCTAAAAATTGATTATGTCAAACAGTTTGAAATTTTAATACCTGAGTTACTTAGTCAACATGATCCGGAGACGTTCTTTTGGGGGTCTTCCCCATCTTCTGGCTTAGAGCGCGAAATAGCCAACAGCCAAAGCGTTGGTGATATGCACTACTGGGATGTATGGCATTTTACCAAGCCCTTTACAGAATATCGAAAAACGTATCCACGGTTTATGTCAGAATTTGGCCTTCAATCGTTTCCGGCGATGCCAACAGTTGAGACATTCACCGAAGCAAAAGACCGTAATATCTTTTCCTACGTCATGGAATGTCATCAAAAAAATGACGGATGTAATGAAAAAATTCTACACTATGTGGCAGAAAACTATCAGTATCCTAAGGATTTGGATTCCCTATTATATGCGTCTCAAATCATACAGGCTGAAGGAATTAAATATGGCGTTGAGCATTGGCGCCGTCACCGAGGACGCTGTATGGGAGCTATTTATTGGCAACTTAATGACTGCTGGCCGGTAGCTTCTTGGTCCAGTATTGATTATTATGGTCGATGGAAAGCATTGCATTATTTTAGCAAGAATTTTTATGCACCTATCTTATTGTCAGCAAATGAAGAAGACACGCGAGTATCCTTGCATTTGACCAATGATACATTAAACCCTTATAAAGGAACCGTAACCTATGCATTGATGACGAGTGATAATGAAGTGTTAACTTCTGAATGCTTGGATATAGAGGTGGCGTGCTTAACCGCGACACAGATATGTGACATGGATTTTGAACCCTTTTTAGATACCATCCAAAAACAGCAAAATACCTATCTGGTCTATACGTTAGAAGCAGAAGGAAAAATTGAAAAACAAGGGGTTATTTTATTCGTAAAGCATAAACACTTTAATTTAAAGCAACCCAATATTCAAATAGATGTTGTGGAACAAGAACAACAGATTGTCCTTAAATTTAGGACGGATACACTAGCAAAATATGTGGAAATCGGTTTTAACGATACACAAGCAGTCTTTAGTGATAATTATTTTGATCTTGTACCTGGAAAGGAAAAACAAGTCATAATATCTTCTGCAAAAGAGATGACAATAGAAACCATTAAACAGCAACTGAAATTTCGAAGTTTATATGATACTTATTAG
- a CDS encoding carbohydrate ABC transporter permease — MSIQGIRRKIIVTIVNVFMMIFSLTCVFPIIWMFYSSLKTQKEFSLNIISLPQNPNLNNFVEAIRIGKMQNYFLNSVFTTIVSVSIIVILGFITGYFLSRFTFKGRNILYILFLSGMLIPVHGLLIPLFIQFKTLHLLDQRLTLILPYVALGLPLAIFLFESFIKSIPVELEEAAFIDGCTLQKMLFSILLPMCRPVLSTIIIMSFLHWWNEFPFALVLIKSDKYKTLPLGLANFSGAYSTNYTQLLAGLVIATLPVIIVYFIFRKRIIQGMTAGAVKG, encoded by the coding sequence TTGAGCATACAAGGAATACGACGAAAAATAATTGTTACAATTGTCAATGTGTTTATGATGATTTTTTCACTCACATGTGTATTTCCCATCATCTGGATGTTCTACTCATCTTTAAAAACACAAAAGGAATTTAGTTTAAATATTATTTCACTACCTCAAAATCCGAATTTGAATAACTTTGTTGAGGCGATTCGTATCGGAAAGATGCAAAACTATTTTTTAAATAGTGTTTTTACAACGATTGTATCGGTATCGATTATTGTAATCTTAGGATTTATCACAGGATATTTCTTGTCAAGATTTACATTTAAAGGTAGAAATATATTATATATTTTATTTTTATCAGGAATGCTTATACCCGTTCATGGATTATTGATTCCGCTTTTTATTCAATTTAAGACACTTCATCTATTAGACCAAAGGCTAACGTTAATCTTACCGTATGTTGCGTTGGGACTGCCTCTAGCAATATTTTTATTTGAAAGCTTTATCAAAAGCATTCCGGTTGAACTTGAGGAAGCGGCTTTTATTGATGGATGTACGTTGCAAAAAATGTTATTTAGCATATTGCTTCCAATGTGTCGACCGGTTTTATCAACGATTATCATCATGAGTTTTCTTCACTGGTGGAATGAGTTCCCATTTGCATTAGTGCTAATTAAAAGTGATAAGTATAAGACGTTACCACTTGGCTTAGCTAACTTTAGTGGAGCATACTCAACGAATTATACACAACTACTCGCCGGACTTGTTATTGCTACATTGCCTGTAATTATAGTGTACTTTATTTTCAGAAAGCGCATCATACAAGGAATGACAGCAGGTGCAGTCAAAGGATAA